In Schaalia sp. JY-X169, the following are encoded in one genomic region:
- a CDS encoding ABC transporter ATP-binding protein, whose amino-acid sequence MLELEAVSKTFLPGTVNERRALSNINLSLEDGEFVTVIGSNGAGKSTLLNVIAGSIKPDVGRVTIDGTDVSRLKDFQRAKYMGRVFQNPSLGTAPHMTIEENLSIASNRGERRTLGLGITKKKKAEYVRQLRTLDQGLETRLRDWVGLLSGGQRQSLSLLMATFTSPKILLLDEHTAALDPQRAEIVTELTGRLVAEHRLTTLMVTHNMEQALCLGNRLIMMHQGEIIFDVEGDVKREMTVLDLLDQFEKIKGAQLSDRSLLQ is encoded by the coding sequence ATGCTGGAGTTAGAAGCCGTCTCTAAGACATTCCTTCCCGGAACAGTCAACGAACGACGTGCCCTCTCAAACATCAACCTCAGCCTTGAGGACGGCGAGTTCGTCACGGTGATTGGTTCCAACGGTGCGGGGAAGTCCACGCTGCTCAATGTCATCGCGGGGTCCATCAAACCGGACGTTGGAAGGGTGACGATCGACGGAACCGATGTCTCCCGTCTCAAGGATTTTCAACGTGCCAAGTACATGGGCAGGGTCTTCCAGAATCCGTCTCTTGGAACCGCGCCCCACATGACGATTGAGGAGAACCTCTCGATTGCGTCGAACCGCGGCGAGCGCCGTACATTGGGTCTTGGTATAACAAAGAAGAAGAAGGCTGAATACGTCCGGCAGCTTCGGACCTTGGATCAGGGGTTGGAGACTCGCCTCAGGGACTGGGTGGGTTTGCTCTCGGGAGGACAGCGGCAATCTCTATCCCTTCTCATGGCGACTTTCACCAGCCCGAAGATTCTGCTTCTTGACGAGCATACGGCCGCACTGGACCCCCAAAGGGCCGAAATTGTCACGGAACTGACAGGACGTCTCGTTGCCGAGCATAGGCTGACAACGTTGATGGTGACACACAACATGGAGCAGGCTCTGTGTCTGGGTAACAGGCTGATCATGATGCACCAGGGAGAGATAATCTTCGATGTTGAAGGGGACGTCAAGCGTGAAATGACCGTCCTTGACCTGCTTGACCAATTTGAGAAGATCAAGGGTGCGCAGCTCTCGGATCGTTCGCTGTTGCAGTGA
- a CDS encoding CYTH and CHAD domain-containing protein: protein MWSLLPELSSGSQGLLPLFEADADVEVKTPGKSSAMSADVSEEIEVEAKFIFGRDSALPDLSQVAPLGPIAVSNLNALYFDTPELQLLTLGVALRRRSGGTDAGWHLKMKSEADGEKIEVHAPITGARPPMSLRNALPESVRMSPLLPVARLETRRVETPLLSPRGAVLATLCDDEVRADTSLEAASGESERPFATWHEVEVELGMGDRRVLTHLSRVLLSSGLLAAPYGSKISRALEKWPRSVWNEQKTPTSTLAVQGYVCRQVGLLQALEDGVRSGEEDAVHRSRVAARRLRSTLGTFPILFPESLRSHLTSELRWYGGVLSELRDTQVLQEKLSLESEGGIAGQGVDVVFNWLDEDEAVAVEVAREELASPRFELLHDLLVLLVDPRRRKAGPAMPGDLVEVLLGTGWARPIGRTCSRMLRALEEGDNPDLLAQGMQWHTVRKAAKSVRYAYEALLGEDAQRTSVWRQVTSTLGDLQDSVFAINTLGSLREQVPSRVTDGDDSSVSNAIAGLMEVQYGRLSTQIASSELALQQALSQSVGTSCP from the coding sequence GTGTGGTCACTTTTGCCCGAACTCAGTAGCGGGTCACAGGGGCTACTGCCGCTTTTTGAGGCCGACGCCGACGTTGAGGTGAAAACGCCCGGGAAAAGCTCTGCAATGTCAGCCGACGTCTCTGAAGAGATTGAGGTTGAGGCAAAGTTTATCTTCGGCCGTGACAGTGCACTGCCGGATCTCTCTCAAGTTGCCCCACTTGGGCCAATAGCGGTGAGTAACCTCAACGCCCTCTACTTTGACACACCGGAACTGCAACTGCTGACTCTCGGTGTGGCGCTTCGACGTCGCTCCGGTGGCACAGATGCGGGTTGGCACCTCAAAATGAAGAGCGAGGCCGACGGGGAGAAGATCGAGGTTCACGCACCGATCACAGGGGCACGACCGCCAATGTCGCTTCGTAATGCTCTTCCAGAATCTGTCCGCATGAGCCCCCTCTTGCCTGTTGCACGCCTAGAGACGCGCAGAGTTGAAACGCCTCTCCTTTCACCACGAGGAGCAGTACTCGCAACGCTGTGTGATGATGAGGTCCGCGCAGACACTTCGCTCGAGGCCGCAAGTGGAGAGAGCGAGCGGCCGTTTGCGACGTGGCATGAGGTTGAGGTGGAACTTGGCATGGGTGACCGGCGAGTTTTGACTCACCTGTCGAGAGTGCTGCTCAGCTCCGGTTTGCTTGCCGCCCCTTATGGTTCAAAGATTTCACGGGCGTTGGAGAAGTGGCCGCGGTCCGTTTGGAACGAGCAGAAAACCCCCACAAGCACCCTCGCGGTTCAGGGCTATGTGTGTCGTCAAGTTGGGCTTCTCCAAGCGCTTGAAGACGGGGTTCGCTCTGGCGAAGAAGATGCCGTCCACAGGTCCAGGGTTGCAGCTCGCAGGCTTCGCAGCACCCTGGGGACGTTCCCCATACTATTTCCTGAGTCCCTTCGGTCCCACCTCACTTCTGAGCTCAGATGGTACGGGGGAGTGTTGTCAGAGCTGCGGGATACACAGGTTCTGCAAGAGAAGCTTTCCCTTGAGTCCGAGGGGGGCATCGCAGGTCAAGGAGTCGATGTCGTCTTCAACTGGCTGGACGAGGACGAGGCCGTTGCTGTGGAAGTCGCCAGGGAGGAGCTGGCTAGTCCACGATTCGAACTGCTGCACGACCTCCTTGTTCTGCTAGTAGATCCACGTCGGCGGAAGGCCGGCCCAGCTATGCCTGGTGACCTGGTGGAGGTACTGCTCGGAACAGGTTGGGCGCGGCCGATTGGACGTACGTGCTCAAGGATGTTGCGTGCATTAGAGGAAGGGGACAACCCCGACCTTCTCGCTCAGGGCATGCAGTGGCACACGGTTCGCAAAGCAGCAAAGTCCGTGCGTTATGCATATGAGGCGCTTCTCGGTGAGGATGCGCAACGTACTTCTGTGTGGCGGCAAGTGACGTCAACTCTGGGAGACCTGCAGGATTCGGTATTTGCCATCAACACTCTGGGGAGTCTCAGAGAGCAGGTACCATCGCGTGTCACGGACGGAGATGATTCGAGCGTCAGCAACGCCATCGCAGGGCTCATGGAGGTTCAGTACGGAAGGCTCTCAACCCAAATCGCAAGTTCCGAACTTGCACTGCAGCAAGCACTTTCCCAGTCGGTGGGCACTTCGTGCCCGTAG
- a CDS encoding serine hydrolase, whose product MATLLFGIYTSLIMTLTPPTPDASGQDGDLLGTAVAEERAVQMPPSVQDFQDLQELTAEAQMLVESAEANRFPTAVSRDLEAALISARELQMAPFPKRGEVLATARDLAAIIKQEHDNEFRRRELGEKIEKLAEPASIAVVAYDVTGEKVLVELNEDQQFASASTYKLFVAYSMFEAVNGGEWDWEDRLLGSRTLGQCFDDMIIESDNECSERWLELVGPATVQKQMTQLGLTDTNVEWSAMRTTASDLAHFLSEVVVGDALNGNDLARLGDAMEQQEFREGIPAGVGSAVVWDKVGFLDQYLHDAAVVKSDKGEMILVILTAGGSWETIAEAAYAVYDSY is encoded by the coding sequence GTGGCGACGCTGCTTTTCGGCATCTACACATCGCTCATCATGACGCTGACACCGCCGACTCCGGATGCTAGTGGACAAGACGGGGATCTGCTCGGCACCGCTGTCGCTGAAGAGCGGGCGGTGCAGATGCCGCCTTCAGTACAGGATTTTCAGGACCTCCAAGAGCTCACAGCGGAGGCGCAGATGCTGGTGGAGAGCGCGGAAGCCAATAGGTTCCCCACTGCTGTGTCCAGAGACCTTGAAGCAGCACTGATATCGGCTCGAGAGCTACAGATGGCTCCGTTCCCCAAGCGAGGCGAAGTCTTGGCTACCGCCCGTGATCTAGCCGCCATCATCAAGCAGGAACATGACAACGAGTTCCGCCGTCGGGAGTTGGGGGAGAAGATCGAAAAACTCGCGGAACCCGCCTCCATTGCAGTAGTTGCGTACGATGTGACGGGCGAAAAGGTGCTTGTGGAGCTTAATGAAGACCAGCAGTTCGCCTCGGCAAGTACCTACAAACTCTTTGTTGCATACTCAATGTTTGAAGCGGTGAACGGAGGGGAATGGGACTGGGAGGACAGACTCTTAGGATCCCGCACCCTTGGCCAGTGCTTTGACGACATGATCATCGAGTCAGACAACGAGTGTTCTGAGCGGTGGCTGGAACTCGTTGGACCCGCGACAGTGCAGAAGCAGATGACGCAGCTTGGCCTCACTGACACAAATGTCGAGTGGTCCGCCATGCGGACAACGGCTAGCGATCTGGCTCACTTCCTTAGTGAGGTTGTCGTCGGCGATGCTCTGAATGGAAACGACCTCGCCCGCCTTGGGGACGCGATGGAGCAGCAGGAATTCCGCGAGGGAATCCCGGCGGGAGTTGGTTCCGCTGTTGTCTGGGACAAGGTTGGCTTCCTAGACCAGTACCTGCACGACGCCGCCGTTGTGAAGTCCGACAAAGGCGAGATGATCCTGGTGATTTTGACCGCAGGAGGTTCTTGGGAGACGATAGCGGAGGCTGCCTACGCCGTTTACGACTCCTACTAG
- a CDS encoding multidrug effflux MFS transporter has translation MSGPNVPNLGDSLSSRRRLAYILVLGALTALGPFTVDMYLPAFPVLEADFAVDATVVQLTLTGTMVGFAVGQLFVGPLSDRVGRRYPLVLGTCIHVLASVGIALAPSIAIVGILRVLQGFGAAAGGVVAMATVRDLFAGRALVRMLSRMALVNGLAPVIAPILGSWLLTVTSWRGIFWVLGSYGVLVVIAVAFFVVETLPKERRSRNQKTLRQRYAILFRDRIYVGAVLIAAMTFTGLFAYLSTAPFLFQQVYGFDARQFGMLFAINSVAVIIGVQTSSRLMDRFGVGPQWILVGTTSTQMVLAVIIILDGLAGFGMWGTAIPLWFFVLCCGFAFPTQQVLALSRHGDQAGTAASILGAMNFGTAGILSPIIGLLGVGSPIPMGGVMGISALLGAIFLWTLVRPRSVPGLLD, from the coding sequence ATGTCAGGGCCTAATGTCCCTAACCTCGGTGATTCTCTTTCTTCCCGCAGAAGACTGGCCTACATCCTTGTCCTAGGTGCCTTGACGGCATTGGGCCCGTTTACCGTGGATATGTATCTTCCAGCATTCCCGGTGTTAGAAGCTGACTTTGCAGTGGACGCTACCGTCGTGCAGCTAACCCTCACGGGCACAATGGTGGGGTTTGCGGTCGGTCAATTGTTCGTCGGACCGCTGTCGGACAGAGTGGGACGCCGATATCCCTTGGTATTGGGTACATGCATACATGTTCTTGCATCGGTTGGCATTGCGCTTGCGCCTTCGATTGCCATTGTTGGAATCCTCCGTGTGCTTCAGGGGTTCGGTGCGGCTGCTGGTGGTGTCGTCGCAATGGCAACCGTCAGGGACTTGTTTGCGGGACGCGCATTGGTACGCATGCTGAGCCGAATGGCCCTTGTCAACGGGCTGGCTCCCGTTATTGCACCGATTTTGGGGTCCTGGCTACTCACCGTGACCTCCTGGCGGGGAATCTTCTGGGTACTGGGCTCCTATGGCGTCCTTGTAGTGATAGCGGTGGCGTTCTTTGTGGTTGAAACGCTTCCAAAAGAGCGCCGCTCCCGAAACCAGAAGACACTGCGCCAGCGTTATGCGATCCTGTTCCGCGATCGAATCTATGTTGGTGCGGTTCTGATTGCCGCAATGACGTTCACGGGCCTCTTTGCATATCTGTCGACTGCGCCGTTCCTTTTCCAACAGGTTTACGGCTTCGATGCACGTCAGTTTGGAATGCTCTTCGCAATTAACTCGGTTGCAGTGATCATCGGGGTTCAGACCAGTTCTCGGCTCATGGACCGCTTTGGGGTCGGCCCGCAGTGGATTCTTGTTGGGACGACATCGACACAAATGGTCCTTGCCGTGATCATCATCCTTGATGGCCTTGCCGGGTTCGGAATGTGGGGGACTGCGATCCCGCTGTGGTTCTTCGTTCTGTGCTGCGGTTTTGCGTTCCCAACCCAGCAGGTTCTTGCCCTGTCGCGTCATGGTGATCAGGCTGGTACTGCGGCCTCAATCCTGGGCGCGATGAACTTCGGAACCGCTGGGATTCTCTCTCCAATAATCGGCTTGCTCGGTGTGGGGAGCCCGATTCCGATGGGTGGAGTCATGGGGATCTCAGCACTGCTCGGAGCCATCTTCCTCTGGACGCTGGTGCGCCCTCGGTCGGTTCCCGGTCTCCTGGACTGA
- a CDS encoding DUF2252 domain-containing protein, with amino-acid sequence MTTESAQAQRIRGRLARKAIPRKALGEFTALDRDPAAMIQRRDEGRLARLVPLRHQRMSASEFAFFRGSAGLMAHDLALQAQTDTQLVICGDAHINNFGLYASPERRLMFDLNDFDEAAPGPWEWDVKRLLTSAILTAKEIGASPDEVSDIAQNGAKTYRTAMQEMLAKPALERHYVSVDSTTIAASVREGGLRGFTKTTQKARKRDADRTIAHLMTPDRMGFLRFKDDPPILTHTGEMSQRDFEELFLQYRDSALSEIGFLLSRYEITDVAMRVVGVGSVGTRCYLVALTGPEGNGMVLQIKEAGESVVTHFSEPNMTTPQTLTKDMSGGDRVVTHQRILQAVSDPFLGHITQGGRSYYVRQYRDAKGSFDTTTMDVETLKNYVRLCTTLLARAHSQSPYAHWVGGYIGDTDAFDVAILSWCTKYSEQVSRDYRRYLEAIEDGRVSVAMEEPAT; translated from the coding sequence ATGACAACTGAATCAGCGCAGGCGCAGCGAATTCGAGGGCGTCTGGCACGTAAAGCTATCCCCCGTAAGGCTCTGGGCGAGTTTACCGCCCTCGATCGAGATCCTGCCGCAATGATTCAGAGGCGCGATGAAGGACGTCTGGCACGCCTGGTTCCGCTTCGCCACCAACGAATGTCTGCCAGCGAGTTCGCCTTCTTCCGCGGATCTGCTGGTCTAATGGCCCACGACCTCGCGTTGCAGGCGCAGACGGATACCCAGCTGGTGATCTGCGGTGATGCCCATATCAACAACTTCGGACTCTATGCCTCACCTGAACGCCGACTCATGTTTGACCTCAATGATTTCGATGAGGCGGCACCTGGGCCATGGGAGTGGGACGTCAAGAGGCTTCTCACCTCCGCGATCCTTACGGCCAAAGAGATAGGCGCGTCCCCTGACGAGGTCTCCGATATCGCGCAGAACGGCGCCAAGACGTACCGCACCGCGATGCAAGAAATGCTTGCAAAGCCCGCCCTCGAACGCCACTATGTTTCGGTGGATTCAACCACTATCGCTGCGAGCGTTCGTGAGGGAGGCCTCCGCGGCTTCACCAAGACGACACAGAAAGCACGCAAACGCGACGCGGATCGCACAATCGCGCACCTCATGACACCCGACCGAATGGGGTTCCTCCGTTTCAAAGATGATCCTCCCATCCTCACTCACACTGGTGAAATGTCGCAGCGGGACTTTGAAGAGCTGTTCCTCCAGTACCGCGACTCGGCCCTCTCGGAGATTGGCTTCCTGCTTTCGCGCTACGAGATCACGGACGTAGCGATGCGGGTTGTCGGCGTGGGCTCGGTCGGGACTCGCTGCTACCTGGTGGCACTCACTGGCCCCGAGGGCAACGGAATGGTCCTTCAGATCAAAGAAGCGGGCGAGTCCGTCGTGACACACTTTTCCGAACCGAACATGACGACGCCGCAAACACTCACCAAAGACATGTCGGGGGGCGACCGAGTAGTCACCCACCAGCGGATTCTTCAAGCTGTTTCCGACCCGTTCTTAGGCCATATCACCCAGGGCGGGCGGAGCTATTACGTACGCCAGTACCGCGATGCGAAAGGCAGTTTCGACACGACGACCATGGACGTCGAAACCCTCAAGAACTACGTGCGCCTGTGCACAACCTTGCTCGCGCGGGCTCATTCACAAAGCCCCTACGCACACTGGGTTGGGGGCTACATAGGTGACACAGATGCCTTCGATGTCGCAATACTGTCGTGGTGCACCAAGTACTCTGAGCAGGTCTCCCGTGACTACAGACGCTATCTGGAGGCGATCGAGGACGGAAGAGTTTCCGTGGCTATGGAAGAGCCCGCCACGTAA
- the dapA gene encoding 4-hydroxy-tetrahydrodipicolinate synthase produces the protein MFRGSGTALVTPFHEGSVDWASLEALLNAQVEGGTAALIACGTTGEPSTLTFEEQCDVVSFVVQHSGGLPVYAGIGGNNTAHVIDCGRAMADLGADGLLGVTPYYNKTTQDGLVAHYSAIADAVDLPLIIYNVPSRTGLNIAPTTTARLASHERIVALKEANPSMSQILEDFRLCSDSLAIYSGNDDLTYPFLTLGGAGVISVASNLIPRPMHDIIRLFDEGDWLSSLALAQQYAPLIDLLFAQVSPLPVKAALAHIGLMKNELRLPLVPLTDEEAQPLFAELQGLGIE, from the coding sequence ATGTTTCGTGGATCAGGGACCGCGCTTGTTACCCCATTTCATGAGGGTTCAGTCGACTGGGCTTCTCTCGAAGCTCTTCTCAATGCCCAAGTCGAGGGCGGAACGGCTGCTCTCATTGCGTGTGGCACCACGGGTGAACCCTCGACGCTCACCTTTGAGGAGCAGTGCGATGTTGTCTCCTTCGTCGTCCAACACTCAGGTGGCCTTCCCGTCTACGCAGGTATAGGCGGAAACAATACCGCTCACGTCATCGACTGCGGCCGAGCAATGGCTGATCTGGGTGCGGATGGACTCCTAGGTGTCACCCCGTACTACAACAAGACCACGCAAGATGGGCTGGTCGCGCACTACAGCGCGATTGCCGACGCAGTGGACCTTCCCCTGATCATCTATAACGTCCCTTCCAGAACCGGACTGAACATAGCTCCCACCACCACCGCTCGACTTGCTTCTCACGAGCGCATCGTCGCCCTTAAAGAGGCGAATCCTTCGATGAGTCAGATTCTGGAGGATTTTCGCCTTTGCTCCGATTCGCTGGCGATCTACTCGGGTAACGATGACCTCACGTACCCATTCTTGACCCTCGGCGGGGCAGGCGTGATTTCAGTCGCCTCAAACCTTATACCTCGACCAATGCATGACATCATCCGTCTTTTTGACGAGGGCGATTGGCTTTCAAGTCTTGCCCTCGCTCAGCAGTATGCTCCGCTTATCGACCTCCTCTTTGCTCAGGTCAGCCCCCTCCCCGTCAAGGCAGCCCTGGCCCACATAGGGTTGATGAAGAATGAGTTGCGACTCCCGCTGGTTCCTCTGACCGATGAAGAGGCTCAACCCCTGTTTGCAGAGCTGCAAGGACTCGGTATCGAGTAG
- a CDS encoding NADPH-dependent FMN reductase, whose translation MTKIAVLVGSLSKNSINKKLANALESVAPEGVEFTTVDVDLPLYNYDFDGAYSEGPALLKQQIDEADGVLFVTPEYNRSFSGVMKNAIDWGSRPWGKSSFNGKPAAIAGASIGDLGTSQAQQALRNVLLFLNMQVMGQPEAYLNINKVLNEDGTIAQGSVDFLTEYIAAVAAHVEKNKA comes from the coding sequence ATGACCAAGATCGCTGTGCTCGTTGGCTCGCTCAGTAAGAACTCCATCAACAAGAAGCTGGCTAATGCTCTGGAATCTGTTGCGCCCGAGGGCGTAGAATTCACAACTGTCGACGTGGATCTGCCCCTCTACAATTACGATTTTGATGGCGCCTACTCAGAGGGCCCAGCCCTGTTGAAGCAGCAGATCGACGAGGCCGATGGGGTGCTGTTCGTGACCCCTGAGTACAACCGCTCCTTCTCCGGTGTCATGAAGAATGCCATCGACTGGGGTTCACGTCCCTGGGGAAAGAGCTCATTCAACGGCAAGCCCGCGGCAATCGCTGGTGCTTCCATCGGGGATCTCGGTACAAGTCAAGCTCAACAGGCTTTGCGCAACGTCCTGTTATTCCTCAACATGCAGGTGATGGGTCAGCCGGAAGCGTACCTGAACATCAACAAGGTTCTGAACGAGGACGGGACGATCGCTCAGGGATCCGTTGATTTCCTTACCGAATACATCGCAGCAGTTGCTGCTCACGTAGAGAAGAACAAGGCCTAA
- a CDS encoding MarR family winged helix-turn-helix transcriptional regulator: MEKLSRNQLGAASNTWESFLRVYSRLNREFIADGSFGDLPMREYDILYALSRAADSLTQSELLDKVVLSQPALSRMLKRMEEQGLIARCRHGVDGRASLFSLTQAGREIQRVVGRAHGVAVAERLHSRLSDEEVDQLGTLCRKLLTSGD, translated from the coding sequence ATGGAGAAACTCTCGCGCAACCAGTTGGGAGCCGCTTCAAACACGTGGGAATCGTTCTTACGGGTCTACAGTCGACTAAACCGCGAGTTCATTGCGGATGGTAGCTTTGGTGACTTGCCGATGCGGGAGTATGACATCCTCTACGCGCTGTCTAGAGCAGCAGATTCACTTACCCAGTCCGAGCTCCTTGACAAGGTAGTTCTGAGCCAGCCTGCTCTATCCCGCATGCTGAAGCGCATGGAAGAGCAGGGCCTGATTGCACGATGTCGACATGGAGTTGACGGACGAGCTTCCCTTTTCTCTCTGACACAAGCGGGCAGGGAGATCCAGCGCGTAGTCGGTCGAGCGCACGGAGTAGCGGTCGCCGAAAGGCTTCATTCAAGGCTTAGCGATGAGGAGGTAGATCAGCTGGGGACGCTGTGTCGCAAGCTGTTGACGTCAGGGGACTAG
- a CDS encoding tyrosine-protein phosphatase encodes MTIIKYDLSGFYNLRDGGGLNASDGRLRTLRLLRSDQPAALDSQDADFLRDLPVRSIIDLRTEVEVMMEPSLFKKGGFAVEKHSIMAGSPASMIEGDMTVSKMYQEMLKEGGRAFAKAVTAAAKGLGQGSVIIHCTAGKDRTGITVALIQELLGVSRDDIVSSYALTQDNLEGAWLEQKIKLVSEIVGKKEADKLAPLMSQSPPQAMVDALTYMDEHFGSPYNYLIKHHMDAGVVDQLRGSLVDSQ; translated from the coding sequence ATGACCATCATCAAATATGACTTGAGCGGTTTCTACAATCTCCGCGATGGGGGCGGCCTCAATGCCTCTGATGGGCGTCTGCGCACCCTGCGTCTGCTTCGCTCAGACCAACCTGCTGCTCTTGACAGTCAGGATGCGGACTTCCTAAGGGATCTGCCCGTGAGGAGTATCATCGATCTTCGCACCGAGGTTGAAGTCATGATGGAGCCATCCTTGTTTAAAAAGGGTGGGTTCGCCGTCGAGAAGCACTCGATCATGGCGGGCTCCCCAGCCTCGATGATTGAGGGAGACATGACGGTCTCGAAGATGTACCAGGAGATGCTCAAGGAGGGCGGGAGAGCTTTTGCAAAGGCTGTTACGGCCGCTGCGAAAGGACTTGGTCAGGGAAGCGTCATCATTCATTGCACCGCTGGTAAAGACCGCACGGGCATCACAGTCGCCCTCATCCAAGAGCTCCTAGGGGTTTCCCGCGATGACATTGTTTCTTCATATGCGCTGACGCAGGACAACCTTGAGGGCGCTTGGCTTGAGCAGAAGATCAAGCTCGTCAGCGAGATTGTCGGCAAGAAAGAAGCAGATAAGTTGGCACCTCTCATGTCCCAGTCGCCGCCACAAGCTATGGTCGACGCGCTGACGTATATGGATGAGCACTTTGGGAGTCCCTATAACTACCTGATCAAACACCACATGGATGCGGGGGTTGTTGACCAGTTACGTGGTTCCCTAGTCGACTCCCAGTAG
- the deoD gene encoding purine-nucleoside phosphorylase: MATPHIRAEKGDIAPAVLMPGDPLRAKRIAELLFDEPRLINDVRGMLGYTGEVDGKPLSVMGSGMGQPSAALYASELFKFYGVERIIRVGTCGGIAPHVKVGDTVIAIGAHTDSNFNQSRIPEIYFAAMASFNLARAAYEAVPEGQRVHVGPIVSRDHFYRVVPGQVEGLAKYGVLGVEMEAAAMYGTAAEYGKEALTVLTVSDHLLDPSGDMSAEDRESKFQTALAVAVAAAHS, encoded by the coding sequence ATGGCAACTCCCCACATCCGCGCTGAAAAAGGCGACATCGCACCCGCAGTTCTCATGCCAGGCGACCCTTTGCGAGCGAAGCGTATCGCTGAACTGCTCTTTGATGAGCCCCGCCTGATCAATGATGTCAGGGGCATGCTTGGATACACAGGAGAGGTGGACGGGAAGCCGCTCTCTGTGATGGGTTCGGGTATGGGACAACCTTCTGCGGCACTCTACGCTAGCGAACTGTTCAAGTTCTACGGTGTTGAGAGGATCATCCGTGTCGGCACGTGTGGCGGGATCGCACCGCACGTCAAAGTTGGCGACACCGTCATCGCTATCGGCGCTCACACGGATTCGAACTTTAACCAGTCGAGAATTCCAGAAATCTACTTTGCGGCAATGGCGTCCTTCAACCTGGCGCGCGCTGCGTATGAGGCGGTGCCTGAGGGTCAGCGCGTGCACGTTGGACCGATTGTCTCGCGAGACCACTTCTACCGCGTCGTGCCAGGCCAGGTTGAGGGCCTCGCAAAATACGGCGTGCTGGGGGTTGAGATGGAAGCAGCAGCCATGTACGGAACGGCTGCTGAGTACGGCAAAGAGGCCCTGACGGTGCTAACCGTGTCTGACCACCTTCTTGATCCCAGCGGGGACATGTCAGCAGAAGATCGAGAGTCGAAGTTCCAGACCGCCCTTGCCGTTGCAGTTGCAGCAGCGCATTCCTAG
- a CDS encoding HAD-IIB family hydrolase, with protein MTNTPSSDLVGPAWKLVAFDLDDTLAPSKSPLPDQMARALRDLLDVCEVAVISGGAFPQFELQLLGNLHASPTQLANLHLLPTCGTRYANFHEGALVDVYDHQLTEDEAQNAMSALETTARKLGLWCEDPWGEIIENRNSQITFSALGQNAPLDAKRAWDPTGQKRASLAKEVGALLPTLEVRSGGSTSVDITARGIDKAYGMRALVEQTGIAKEDMLFIGDRLDEGGNDYPVKAAGWATLAVEGWEETAQVVQELAASLVNRQA; from the coding sequence ATGACTAACACCCCTTCTTCAGATCTGGTTGGCCCTGCGTGGAAGCTGGTTGCCTTCGATCTAGACGACACCTTGGCCCCCTCAAAGTCGCCACTTCCAGACCAAATGGCGCGCGCATTGCGCGACCTTTTGGACGTGTGTGAAGTCGCGGTCATCTCCGGTGGAGCGTTTCCACAGTTTGAGCTGCAACTACTTGGGAACCTACATGCAAGCCCAACGCAGTTGGCGAACCTCCACCTGCTGCCTACCTGTGGGACTCGCTACGCAAATTTCCACGAGGGCGCCCTCGTCGACGTTTATGACCACCAACTCACTGAAGACGAGGCGCAGAACGCCATGTCAGCACTGGAGACGACCGCACGAAAGCTCGGGTTGTGGTGCGAAGACCCGTGGGGGGAGATCATCGAAAACCGCAACTCCCAGATCACGTTCTCAGCCCTGGGGCAGAATGCACCTCTTGATGCGAAGCGAGCCTGGGATCCGACCGGTCAAAAGAGGGCGTCACTGGCGAAGGAAGTGGGGGCTCTGCTGCCAACACTTGAGGTGCGGTCAGGTGGGTCAACCTCCGTGGACATTACTGCTCGGGGCATCGACAAGGCATATGGCATGCGAGCCCTCGTCGAGCAAACTGGAATCGCGAAAGAGGACATGCTCTTCATCGGAGACCGGTTGGACGAGGGCGGGAACGACTACCCTGTCAAAGCCGCAGGATGGGCGACCCTAGCCGTAGAAGGCTGGGAAGAGACCGCCCAAGTCGTGCAGGAGCTTGCCGCAAGCCTAGTGAACAGGCAGGCGTAG